One region of Rhodothermales bacterium genomic DNA includes:
- a CDS encoding NUDIX hydrolase codes for MILFACARDASLSEIQKYGLRFSGLGHKLYRTLAGATRDCGGKILAVELEKADLAGCTIKDTTVLAPQVRLSSFRNLNPYLPLVDVVAGGGLVVKQVKRKNKVIVIHRRGVWDLPKGKRDNGESIETCARREVCEELGIDEATIVSRAGETLHGYTRSRSYQIKTTHWFWMTTGATRFTPQAEEQIEKVIWMSWGDAKKKLAYPVLRDLLKGLNPSQALAQN; via the coding sequence ATGATTCTCTTTGCGTGCGCGCGCGACGCGTCATTATCGGAGATCCAGAAGTACGGACTGAGGTTTTCTGGTCTCGGCCATAAGTTGTATCGAACGCTCGCCGGAGCCACACGAGATTGCGGGGGCAAGATCCTGGCGGTTGAACTGGAAAAAGCGGACCTGGCGGGTTGCACGATCAAAGACACGACCGTCCTCGCACCACAGGTTCGGTTGTCGTCCTTTCGAAATCTCAATCCCTACCTTCCGCTGGTCGACGTCGTGGCAGGCGGCGGCCTGGTCGTGAAACAAGTCAAAAGGAAGAACAAGGTCATCGTGATCCACCGCCGGGGAGTGTGGGATCTGCCGAAGGGGAAACGGGATAACGGAGAGTCCATTGAAACATGCGCAAGACGCGAGGTGTGCGAAGAGCTTGGTATCGATGAAGCGACGATCGTCAGTCGGGCCGGCGAGACACTCCATGGCTACACGCGCAGCAGGTCGTACCAGATCAAGACGACGCACTGGTTCTGGATGACGACCGGTGCGACCCGGTTCACTCCCCAGGCTGAAGAACAGATCGAAAAAGTAATATGGATGTCGTGGGGCGATGCAAAGAAGAAACTGGCCTATCCTGTGCTCAGAGATCTTCTGAAAGGCCTGAACCCCTCGCAGGCATTGGCGCAAAATTAG